From the genome of Halomonas sp. HAL1:
GAATTCCTAGGCGGCGCATGAGCCGTTCTACAGTGCAACGAGCAACATTAACGCCTTCACGGCGGAGTTGCCGCCAGACCTTACGGGCACCGTAGACGCAGAAGTTTTCTTCCCACACTCGCTGAATCTCAGCGGTAAGAAACGCATCCTGCCGATATCGATCTGCCCGCCGCTCAGGATCAGTCTCAAGTGCCTTGTGGTGGTAATACGTCGATGGGGCGATTGGCAGCTGGCTACAAATCGACTCGACCCCGAACTGAGCACGATGCTCGTCGATAAATGACACCATCAATTGGGTTTGCGGTCGAGCTCCGCCTGAGCGAAAAAAGCAGCCGCCTTGCGGAGAATTTCATTAGCGCGCTTCAATTCGACGTTTTCACGCTCTAGCTGCTTGAGTCGTTCATTTTCAGGCAGGTTAGCCGAGCTATCTTCCTGCGTGAGTTCTGAGCGTTTGCACCAGGCTCTTAAGGTCTCTGGTGTACAGCCAAACTTGCTGGCAATGGAGCAGATCGCCGCCCACTTGGACGGGTATTCGCCTTGCTGTTCAAGGACTAATCGAACAGCTCGCTCTCGGACTTCTGGGGAATATCGTTTTGGTGAGTTCATAACTCCATCCTCTCAAGATATGGAGTCTCCGGTAAAGCCGGGGCGGTTCATTCCCTTGTTTACTCTTTGCGAGTTCTGGTGCATTGAATGCATGTAGATCGCATTTACAGCGTAGGGGGGATATTGCACACATGGGTGACTCGTCGCCCCATCAAGCCCTCAGCCAGTGTGGATCGCAACACTGGGGCCGTGCTGTAGGAAATATTGAGGCACGACAGTATCAGTTCTCATAGCAAGCCAAGCGCGAGTCATCGTTAGGGGGAATGTTGCACAGATGACCGCCGCCAAACCTCCTCGATCACACCGCCCAATGAGCGTGGCCAACACCCAGTCACTCTTATAACGCCCTCTTACAGTAGGCATTTAAGTGTGGAGTTCGTAGCGTGAACGTAGGTGGGAACGTTGCACCAACAGTCGCCATGACAGGTCTCTAAAGCTCGGCCAGTGTGCTAAAAGCATCTTTCCTTCCCTGGCTGGGGGTCGTTGATCTGTAACAATCTGATGACAGAGAAGCCAAGCCACTGAATTGAGCAGCTTCAAATGGTAACGGTATAAAAGTGCTCAGATAGTAGCCAACGTATCCACATTTGCTGTGGGTAAGCCTGTGGAAAAGGAGCATTCTATAGGTGGGAATGTTGCACGGTTTCGGTGGGGATACTGCACAGGTTATTTTCTGACCAGCGATTTGGTCCCTGATAGGAGGTGGGGATGTTGCACATTTGGAGCCAATCGAATCGAATTGGTCCTGTCAACCTATCATTCTTAAATCTTGCAGGTGGGAATGTTGCACAGATGGTGCCTAAATGAGACAAAATGTGGACAAAAAGACGTTTTCTGTGGACATCAGGAGGATAACTTTGGCCCCTAGGTGGGAATGTTGCACAGCAAGCGGTGGGAATGTTGCATAGCAAACGGTGGGAATGTTGCATCGGTTTTTGAAAGATAATGCATACTTTTCAGTGGTTTGATGCTTCTTTACTCGCTCGTAACCCTGTTTTAACCCAGCCTTAACCCTTTAACCTTTTTATATTAACCAGCCTTTTCTTACACCCCCAAGCAACCGAGTTTCTTTGTGGGCCATTAGAAGAGCAGTATCAACATCACAGCAGGTTTATCAATTAAAGGATAGCCCATAAAAAAGCCTCACCAGCTGGAATGCTGGTGAGGCCATGAAAACGGCATAACCGTTGAAGTTATATCAGCCCCCTCTCTGCAAAGCTGACATGCTCGGTGCCAGCCACAATAATGTGGTCTATCACCTTTACGTCGATCACATCCAAAGCCTCTTGTAGCTTCTTCGTAATCTGACGATCGGCATCACTCTCTTGAGGACTACCGCTAGGATGGTTGTGACACAACAATACGGCGGAAGCATTTGTTTCAATCGCACTTCTAACCACTTCCCTAGGATAGACAGCCGCCTTATCCACGGTGCCCCTAAAAAGCTCCTCATGCTTGATGACTTGATGTTGCGAGTTC
Proteins encoded in this window:
- a CDS encoding JAB domain-containing protein, translating into MMKHTNQLDMFAVSEAAKVYSFPGKGTVETAEQRKEREDAVISEALNIIEARFYGQLESEGAKITAPWIAVDYLTLKYAELPYEVFSVTWLNSQHQVIKHEELFRGTVDKAAVYPREVVRSAIETNASAVLLCHNHPSGSPQESDADRQITKKLQEALDVIDVKVIDHIIVAGTEHVSFAERGLI